The Funiculus sociatus GB2-C1 genome segment GCCTAATTCTGCTCGTCCACCGGGTAAGTTGACATTAAAGGCGCGAATCTGGTCGTTGACCTGAGTGGCGGTAATGCCAAGGGCTTGCAGACGAGACGGATCGAGGTCTACCCTTATTTCTCGGTCAACGCCACCCACCCGTCGAATTTGCGAAACTCCCTTTACAGATAGTAGAGAGCGGCTAATTGTTTGGTCAACCAGGTTACTTAATTCTTCGACTGACCGACGATTGGAAACTATGGCGTAGTTCATAATCGGCCCGCCAGCAAATTCTAGCCGTGTAACGATCGGGTCGTTGATGTCTTGAGGGAGACTTTGGCGAATTTGGGCGATCGCATTGCGGACATCATTGGTGGCGCGATCGCTATCTGTACCCAACACAAAATTAACGACGGTTGTTGATATGCCGTCGTTTACTGTTGATTGAATTTCGTCAATATTTCCTAACCCCGCCACCGCATCTTCAACCTGTTTGGTGACTTGGGTTTCTAGTTCTGTTGGCCCTGCACCAGGCTGAGTAACAGTGATGGAAACTGCTGGTATATCAACATTTGGGTTGATATCAATACCTAGCCTGGTAAAAGAAAACCAGCCTATAACTGTCAAAACTAAAAATAAGACCAGCGTCGGAACGGGGCGACGAATTGACCAAGCGGAAATGTTCATAGAACTTTAATTGCTAATTGCTAATTGCTGCTAATTGCTAATTGCTATTAGCGATGCGGACTCTATCGCCATCTTTGAGATATCCAGCACCTGCGACAACTACGCGATCGCCCGGTTTGAGACCGCTTTGAATTTCCACATTGCCACCACTCTCAACTTCCCCTACTTCTACCTTTTGCGCTTGAACCGTGTCTTCACCCGTTAGCAGGAATACAACTGAACTCCCATCCGGTTGAGGTAGTACCGCTTTGGCAGGAACCGTGACCCCACTGGTAGTTGTGGTAGTAATTGCTGCACGGGCAAACATTCCCGGTCGCAGCAGCGAAGTTGGCGGCAAGTCTATTCTTACCGTTGCTTGGCGGCTTTGTTCGTTAACTAGAGGCGCAATTTCTCTAACTTGTCCCTGCAAGCGGACGCGGTTATCGGTATCGGAAGTGACAAGCACTGGCGCACCAATTTCTACTTGCTGTAGCTGAATTGCCGGAACCTTTGCCTGAAGTTCTATCTGTCCATTGCGAATAATCGAAAACAGCTTTTGCGATGGATTGGCTACATCCCCAATTCGGGCAATTTTCTCGGCGACGATCCCGCCGGCGGGGGCGCGAACAATTGTTTGCCCTAGTTGAGTTTGCAATTGTTGCACCCTGGCCTCAGAACTTCTAACATCAGCTTGGGCGCTGCTAATATTCGCTTGTTGTAGACGAACAGCCTCTCTTGCGGTTGCGGCTGCTGTGGCACGAGTTTCTAGTTCTTGACGAGCGATCGCGCCTGCTTGGGCAAGTTGCTGATAGCGCTGGAGATTGGTTTGGGCTTCTGCAAGGGTCGCGCGGGCTTGCCCTAAGGCAGCTTGTCTTTGCTGCACCACGGCTCGATTAGATTCTACATCCGCTTTCGCTTGGTCAAGTTGCGCTTGCAGCACCGAATTATCCAAAACTGCCATCACTTGTCCGGCTTCCACCAGTTGCCCTTCTTCTAGCAGCACTCTCTGAACTTGTAACCCTGTGGACTGGGGTAAAACTGGTATGAGTTCGCGGGCTGCAACTGTGCCAGTAGTTTCCAGCTTGCGGGCAATGTTAGTCGTTTTGGCTGGGGCGATGGTGACAGTTTGGCTAGGCGGTGCTGGCTGCTTTGTGGAAGCCTGGGGTGTAGATGGTGGGCGAGAACGTATAGCCCCAACTCCTGCTGTTAGGGCTACACCCAGCCCTAAGCCAATCGCCACGCCGCGCCATCCGGCAAGAATGTTTCCCCCGCCTCTAGGTTTCCGCCTCTTTACTACTGATTCTTCTAGTTCACTTTCCCAGGTGTTTTCCGATTTATCGTCTTCTGTGTCTTTTGAAGTTTCGTTAAGCATCGCGATCCCCTCCCCCTTCTGACCCGACCAACTTAAATTTAATGCAAAGAAATATTGCAAAGTTCTTCTTTAAGTATGACGCTTTATTTCAGGTGAAAGGTGCCGGGAGGAATGCGATCGCCTTCTTGAGAGTTGTAGTCAGTACGACATCGCTCTAGGAACGTAAACCCAAAGCGGCGGGAGGCATCAATATTTATTTAAGTGAAAGTTGCGATCGCGCCTCACTAAAATCTA includes the following:
- a CDS encoding efflux RND transporter periplasmic adaptor subunit; the encoded protein is MLNETSKDTEDDKSENTWESELEESVVKRRKPRGGGNILAGWRGVAIGLGLGVALTAGVGAIRSRPPSTPQASTKQPAPPSQTVTIAPAKTTNIARKLETTGTVAARELIPVLPQSTGLQVQRVLLEEGQLVEAGQVMAVLDNSVLQAQLDQAKADVESNRAVVQQRQAALGQARATLAEAQTNLQRYQQLAQAGAIARQELETRATAAATAREAVRLQQANISSAQADVRSSEARVQQLQTQLGQTIVRAPAGGIVAEKIARIGDVANPSQKLFSIIRNGQIELQAKVPAIQLQQVEIGAPVLVTSDTDNRVRLQGQVREIAPLVNEQSRQATVRIDLPPTSLLRPGMFARAAITTTTTSGVTVPAKAVLPQPDGSSVVFLLTGEDTVQAQKVEVGEVESGGNVEIQSGLKPGDRVVVAGAGYLKDGDRVRIANSN